The Orcinus orca chromosome 16, mOrcOrc1.1, whole genome shotgun sequence genome includes a window with the following:
- the INTS1 gene encoding integrator complex subunit 1 isoform X2, giving the protein MNRAKPTTVRRPSAAAKPSGHPPPGDFIALGSKGQATESKAASTLLKPAPSSLPSERKRDAAAALAGASALTGLTKRPKLSSTPPLSALGRLAEAAVAEKRAISPSIKEPSVVPIEVPPAVLLDEIEAAELEGNDDRLEGVLCGAVKQLKVTRAKPDSTLYLSLMYLAKIKPNIFATEGVIEALCSLLRRDASINFKAKGNSLVSVLACSLLMAAYEEDENWPEIFVKVYIEDSLGERIWVDSPHCKTFVDNIQTAFNTKMPPKSVLLQGEAGRSGGELSAGSSPHPSLTEEEDSQTELLIAEEKLSPDQEGQPMPRPRYEELAESVEEYVLDVLRDQLTRRQPIDNVSRNLLRLLTSTCGYKEVRLMAVQKLEMWLQNPKLTRPAQDLLMSVCMNCGTHGPEDMDVISHLIKIRLKPKVLLNHYMLCVRELLNAHKDNLGTTIKFVIFNELSNARNPNNMQTLYAVLQHSSALAPKFLAMVFQDLLTNKDDYLRASRALLREIIKQTKHEINFQAFCLGLMQERKEPQYLDMEFKERFVVHITDVLAVSMMLGITAQVKEAGIAWDKGEKKNLEVLRSFQNQIAAIQRDAVWWLHTVVPSISKLAPKDYVHCLHKVLFTEQPETYYKWDNWPPESDRNFFLRLCSEVPILEDTLMRILVIGLSRELPLGPADAMELADHLVKRAAAVQADDVEVLKVERIQLIDAVLNLCTYHHPENIQLPPGYQPPNLAISTLYWKAWPLLLVVAAFNPENIGLAAWEEYPTLKMLMEMVMTNNYSYPPCTLTDEETRTEMVTRELQVSQREKQEILAFEGHLAAASTKQTITESSSLLLSQLTSLEPQGPPRRPPPHVLDQVKGLNQSLRLGHLLCRSRNPDFLLNIIQRQASSQSMPWLADLVQSSEGSLDVLPVQCLCEFLLHDAADEPASGEEEEEGESREQKAKKRQRQQKQQQLLGRLQDLLLGPRADEQTTCEVLDYFLRRLGSSQVASRVLATKGLSLVLSEGSLRDGEEKEPPTEEDSGDTDALQGYQWLLRDLPRLPLFDSVRTTTALALQQAIHMETDPQTISAYLVYLSQHTPVEEQSQHSDLALDVARLIVERSTIMSHLFSKRSCSAESDAVLAALLSIFSRYVQRMRKSKEGEEVYSWSESQDQVFLRWTSGETATMHILVVHAMVILLTLGPPRAGDGEFQALLDIWFPEKKPLPTAFLVDTSEEALLLPDWLKLRMIRSEVPRLVDAALQDLEPQQLLLFVQSFGIPVSSMSKLLQYLDQAVAHDPQTLEQNIMDKNYMAHLVEVQHERGASGGQTFHSLLTASLPARRDSTEAPKPKSSPEQPPGQGRPRAVTQVRVLGPEDDLASMLLQIFPLSPSPRWQSSSARPVALALQQALGRELARVRQGSPEVPGVAVRLLQALATLLNSPHGGALVMVMHQNHFLACPLMRQLCQYQRCVPQDTGFSSRFLKVLVQTLQWLDSPAVEAGPLQAQLKLFAAQYSARRRISDVRSGFLHLAEALTFRGDPEVVSSTIRAIAATLKSGEGCDVEPELISKVLRGLVAVRSPHLEELLAAIFSAASTFPASGPVSVVSSLLLQEKGEPPALGKQDSDGCSLEAVWLGPCSGLLVDWLEMLDPEVISSCPDLQQRLLFSQSSKGKGHPGPQVPSFRPYLLALLTHQSNWSTLHQCIHILLGKNREQRFDPSASLDFLWACIHMPRIWQGRDQRTPQKRREELVLRVQAPELIGLAELILAEAEARSQDGDASACSLLQARLPLLLSCCRGDDEGVRKVTAHLTSCIPQWADSVLGRRCRDLLVHLYLQRPDLRVPVPDVLLHSEGAAGSSVCKLDGLIHRFVTLLADTSDSRAAENRVADANVACRKLAVAHPILLLRHLPMIAALLHGRSHLNFQEFRQQSHLTFFLHVLGILELLQPHVFQSEHQGALWDCLLSFLRLLLNYRKSSRHLAPFISKFVQFTHKYITCNAPAAIAFLQKHSDALHDLSFDSSDLVMLKSLLAGLSLPSRDGRADRGLDEEGEDEGSSGPLPLLSVSLFTPLTAAEVAPYVKRLSRGQTVEDLLEVLSDVDEMSRRRPEILGFFSTSLQRLMSSAEESCRSLAFSLALRSIQSNPSIAADFLPTFMYCLGSRDFEVAQTALRNLPEYTLLCQEHAAVLLHRAFLVGMYGQMDTSAQISEALRILHMEAVM; this is encoded by the exons TCCCGCCTGCGGTGCTGCTGGACGAGATCGAGGCGGCCGAGCTGGAGGGCAACGACGACAGGCTGGAGGGAGTGCTGTGCGGGGCCGTGAAGCAGCTGAAGGTCACGCGGGCCAAGCCGGACAGCACCCTGTACCTGAGCCTCATGTACCTGGCCAAGATCAAACCCAACATCTTCGCCACAGAGGGGGTCATCGAG GCTCTGTGCAGCCTCCTGCGGCGGGACGCCTCCATCAACTTCAAGGCCAAGGGGAACAGCCTGGTGTCCGTGCTGGCCTGCAGCCTCCTCATGGCCGCGTACGAGGAGGATGAGAACTGGCCCGAGATCTTTGTcaag GTGTACATTGAAGACTCCCTGGGGGAGCGGATCTGGGTGGACAGCCCGCACTGCAAGACCTTTGTGGACAACATCCAGACGGCCTTTAACACCAAGATGCCCCCCAAGAGCGTGCTCCTGCAGGGGGAGGCGGGGCGCAGCGGAGGGGAACTCAGTGCCG GGAgcagcccccacccctccctcaccgAGGAGGAGGACAGCCAGACGGAGCTGCTGATCGCGGAGGAGAAGCTCAGCCCCGATCAGGAGGGCCAGCCCATGCCCA GGCCTAGGTACGAGGAGCTGGCGGAGAGCGTGGAGGAGTACGTCCTCGACGTGCTGCGCGACCAGCTCACGCGGCGGCAGCCCATTGACAACGTCTCGCGGAACCTGCTGCGGCTGCTCACCTCCACCTGCGGCTACAAGGAGGTGCGGCTGATGGCGGTGCAGAAGCTGGAGATGTGGCTGCAGAACCCCAAG CTGACCCGGCCGGCCCAGGACCTGCTCATGTCCGTGTGCATGAACTGCGGCACGCACGGCCCCGAGGACATGGACGTCATCTCCCACCTGATCAAGATCCGCCTGAAGCCCAAGGTCCTGCTCAACCACTACATGCTCTGCGTCAG GGAGCTGCTGAACGCGCACAAGGACAACCTGGGCACCACCATCAAGTTCGTGATCTTCAACGAGCTCTCCAACGCACGGAACCCCAACAACATGCAGACCCTCTACGCCGTGCTGCAGCACAGCTCCGCGCTGGCACCCAAG TTCCTGGCCATGGTGTTCCAGGACCTGCTGACCAACAAGGACGACTATCTGCGGGCCTCGCGGGCCCTGCTGCGCGAGATCATCAAGCAGACGAAACACGAGATCAACTTCCAGGCCTTCTGCCTGGGGCTCATGCAGGAGCGCAAGGAGCCCCAGTACCTGGACATGGAGTTCAAG GAGCGCTTCGTGGTGCACATCACAGACGTGCTGGCCGTGTCCATGATGCTGGGCATCACGGCCCAGGTGAAGGAGGCCGGCATCGCTTGGgacaaaggagagaagaaga ACCTGGAGGTGCTGCGCTCCTTCCAGAACCAGATCGCCGCAATCCAGCGGGACGCCGTCTGGTGGCTGCACACCGTCGTCCCCTCCATCAGCAAGCTCGCCCCCAAGGACTACGTGCACTG CCTCCACAAGGTGCTCTTCACAGAGCAGCCCGAGACCTACTACAAATGGGACAACTGGCCACCCGAGAGTGACCGCAA CTTCTTCCTCCGCCTCTGCTCAGAGGTTCCCATCCTGGAGGACACGCTGATGCGCATCCTGGTCATCGGGCTGTCACGGGAGCTTCCACTGGGCCCCGCCGATGCCATGGAGCTGGCCGACCACCTGGTGAAGCGGGCTGCAGCCGTGCAGGCCGACG ATGTGGAAGTGCTGAAGGTGGAGAGGATCCAGCTGATCGATGCTGTTCTGAACCTGTGCACCTACCATCACCCGGAGAACATCCAGCTTCCGCCTGG GTACCAGCCTCCGAACCTCGCCATCTCCACCCTCTACTGGAAGGCGTGGCCCCTACTGCTGGTCGTCGCCGCGTTCAACCCAGAAAACATTG GCCTGGCCGCCTGGGAGGAGTACCCCACACTGAAGATGCTCATGGAGATGGTGATGACCAA CAATTACTCGTACCCACCGTGCACCCTGACGGACGAGGAGACCCGGACTGAGATGGTCACCCGAGAGCTGCAGGTCTCGCAGCGGGAGAAGCAGGAGATCCTGGCGTTCGAGGGGCACCTGGCCGCTGCATCCACCAAGCAGACCATCACTGAGAGCAGCAGCCTGCTCCTGTCCCAGCTCACCAGCCTTGAGCCCCA AGGGCCGCCCCGGAGGCCTCCCCCTCATGTCCTGGATCAGGTGAAAGGCCTCAACCAGTCCCTCCGCCTCGGGCACCTGCTGTGTCGGAGCCGGAACCCGGACTTTCTCCTCAACATCATCCAGAGGCAG GCTTCCTCCCAGTCCATGCCCTGGCTGGCCGACCTGGTGCAGTCCAGCGAGGGCTCCCTGGACGTGCTGCCCGTGCAGTGCCTGTGCGAGTTCCTGCTGCATGACGCTGCCGACGAGCCCGCCtccggggaggaggaggaggagggcgagagcagagagcagaaggCCAAGAAGCGGCAG aggcagcagaagcagcagcagctgctggGCCGCCTGCAGGACCTGCTGCTGGGCCCCAGGGCCGACGAGCAGACCACGTGTGAGGTGCTGGACTACTTCCTGCGGCGCCTCGGCTCCTCCCAGGTGGCTTCCCGGGTGCTGGCCACGAAG GGCCTGTCCCTGGTGCTCTCGGAGGGCAGCCTGCGTGACGGGGAGGAGAAGGAGCCCCCCACGGAGGAGGACTCGGGCGACACGGACGCGCTGCAGGGCTACCAGTGGCTGCTGCGAGACCTGCCTAGGCTGCCTCTGTTCGACAGCGTCAGGACCACCACCGCCCTGGCGCTGCAGCAG gcCATCCACATGGAGACGGACCCGCAGACCATCAGTGCCTACCTGGTCTACCTGTCCCAGCACACGCCCGTGGAGGAGCAGAGCCAGCACAGCGACCTGGCCCTG GACGTGGCCCGGCTCATCGTGGAGCGCTCCACCATCATGTCCCACCTGTTCTCCAAGCGCTCCTGCAGCGCCGAGTCGGACGCCGTGCTGGCCGCCCTGCTCTCCATCTTCTCCCGCTACGTGCAGCGCATGCGCAAGAGCAAGGAGGGCGAGGAGGTCTACAGCTGG TCGGAGTCGCAAGACCAGGTCTTCCTGCGCTGGACTAGTGGGGAGACGGCCACCATGCACATCCTGGTGGTCCATGCCATGGTCATCCTCCTGACGCTGGGGCCGCCCCGCG CTGGTGACGGCGAGTTCCAGGCGCTGCTGGACATCTGGTTCCCAGAGAAGAAGCCCCTGCCCACGGCCTTCTTGGTGGACACGTCGGAAGAGGCGCTGCTGCTGCCCGACTGGCTGAAGCTGCGCATGATCCGCTCGGAGGTCCCGCGCCTCGTGGACGCTG CCCTGCAGGACCTGGAGCCCCAGCAGCTGCTGCTGTTCGTGCAGTCCTTCGGCATCCCGGTGTCCAGCATGAGCAAACTTCTCCAGTATCTGGACCAGGCGGTGGCCCACGACCCCCAGACCCTGGAGCAGAACATCATGGACAAGA ATTACATGGCTCACCTGGTCGAGGTCCAGCACGAGCGAGGGGCGTCCGGAGGCCAGACTTTCCACTCCCTGCTCACAGCCTCCCTGCCCGCCCGGCGAG ACAGCACGGAGGCGCCGAAACCCAAAAGCAGCCCAGAGCAGCCACCGGGCCAGGGCAGGCCCCGGGCCGTGACACAGGTGCGGGTTCTGGGCCCCGAGGACGACCTGGCCAGCATGCTCCTGCAG ATCTTCCCGCTGAGCCCCAGCCCGCGGTGGCAGAGCTCCAGTGCACGCCCTGTAGCCCTGGCGCTGCAGCAGGCCCTGGGCCGGGAGCTGGCGCGAGTCCGCCAGGGGAGCCCCGAGGTGCCAGGCGTCGCGGTGCGCCTCCTGCAGGCCCTCGCCACCCTGCTGAACTCCCCGCACGGCGGCGCCCTGGTCATGGTCATGCACCAGAACCACTTCCTCGCCTGCCCTCTGATGCGCCAGCTCTGCCAGTACCAG CGCTGTGTGCCCCAGGACACCGGCTTCTCGTCGCGCTTCCTCAAAGTGCTCGTGCAGACCCTGCAGTGGCTGGACAGCCCCGCTGTGGAGGCCGGGCCTCTGCAGGCCCAGCTCAAGCTGTTTGCCGCCCAGTACTCGGCACGGCGCCGGATCAGCGATG TGCGGAGCGGGTTCCTGCACCTGGCAGAGGCCCTGACGTTCCGCGGGGACCCGGAAGTGGTCAGCTCCACCATCCGCGCCATCGCGGCCACCCTCAAGTCTGGGGAGGGGTGTGACGTGGAGCCCGAGCTTATCAGCAAAG TCCTCCGGGGTCTGGTTGCCGTGAGGTCGCCTCACCTGGAGGAGCTGCTGGCCGCGATCTTCTCCGCTGCCTCCACCTTCCCGGCCTCGGGGCCCGTGTCCGTGGTGAGCTCACTGCTGCTGCAGGAGAAGGGGGAGCCCCCGGCCCTGGGGAAGCAGGACTCTGACGGCTGCAG CCTGGAGGCTGTGTGGCTGGGACCCTGCTCGGGGCTCCTTGTCGACTGGCTGGAGATGCTGGACCCCGAGGTGATCAGCAGCTGCCCTGACCTGCAGCAGCGGCTGCTGTTCTCCCAGAGCAGCAAG ggcaAAGGCCATCCTGGCCCGCAGGTGCCGTCTTTCCGACCCTACCTCTTAGCCCTGCTCACGCACCAGTCCAACTGGTCCACGCTGCACCAGTGTATCCACATCCTGCTGGGCAAGAACCGGGAGCAGAG GTTCGACCCCTCGGCCTCCCTGGACTTCCTCTGGGCCTGCATCCACATGCCTCGCATCTGGCAGGGCAGGGACCAGCGCACCCCTCAG AAGCGGCGGGAGGAGTTGGTGCTGCGCGTCCAGGCCCCGGAGCTCATCGGCCTGGCGGAGCTGATCCTGGCGGAGGCAGAGGCCAGGAGCCAGGACGGGGACGCCAGCGCCTGCAGCCTTCTCCAGGCCCGGCTGCCCCTGCTGCTCAGCTGCTGCCGCGGTGACGATGAGGGCGTCAGGAAGGTGACGGCGCACCTGACGAGCTGCATCCCGCAGTGGGCTGACAG CGTGCTGGGCAGGCGTTGCCGAGACCTGCTCGTGCACCTCTACCTGCAGCGGCCAGACCTCCGGGTGCCTGTGCCTGACGTCCTGCTGCACAGCGAAGGGGCCGCCGGCAGCAGCGTCTGCAAG CTGGACGGCCTCATTCACCGCTTCGTCACCCTCCTCGCGGACACCAGTGACTCCCGGGCAGCCGAGAACCGAGTGGCCGATGCCAACGTGGCCTGTCGGAAGCTGGCTGTGGCCCACCCCATCCTGTTGCTCAG GCACCTGCCCATGATCGCCGCCCTCCTGCACGGCCGCAGCCACCTCAACTTCCAGGAGTTCCGGCAGCAGAGCCACCTGACCTTCTTCCTGCACGTGCTGGGCatcctggagctgctgcagccGCACGTGTTCCAGAGCGAGCACCAGGGGGCGCTATGGGACTGCCTGCTCTCCTTTCTCCGCCTGCTGCTG AACTACAGGAAGTCCTCCCGCCACCTGGCCCCCTTCATCAGCAAGTTCGTGCAGTTCACCCACAAGTACATCACCTGCAATGCCCCGGCCGCCATCGCCTTCCTGCAGAAACACTCCGACGCGCTCCA TGACCTGTCCTTCGACAGCAGCGACCTGGTGATGCTCAAGTCGCTCCTGGCGGGGCTGAGCCTTCCCAGCAGGGACGGCAGGGCCGACCGCGGCCTGGACGaagagggcgagg ACGAGGGCTCGTCTGGCCCCCTGCCTCTGCTCAGCGTCTCCCTCTTCACCCCTCTGACCGCAGCTGAGGTGGCCCCCTATGTGAAGAGGCTTTCCCGGGGCCAGACGGTCGAGG ATCTGTTGGAGGTTCTGAGCGACGTGGACGAGATGTCCCGGCGGAGACCCGAGATCCTGGGCTTCTTCTCG ACCAGTCTGCAGCGGCTGATGAGCTCAGCTGAGGAGTCCTGCCGCAGCCTGGCCTTCAGCCTGGCCCTGCGCTCCATCCAGAGCAACCCCAG CATCGCAGCCGACTTCCTGCCCACGTTCATGTACTGCCTGGGCAGCCGGGACTTCGAAGTAGCGCAGACGGCCCTCCGGAACCTGCCGGAGTACACCCTCCTCTGCCAGG AGCACGCAGCCGTGCTGCTGCACCGGGCCTTCCTGGTGGGCATGTACGGCCAGATGGACACCAGCGCCCAGATCTCTGAGGCCCTGAGGATCCTGCACATGGAGGCTGTGATGTGA